Below is a window of Escherichia coli DSM 30083 = JCM 1649 = ATCC 11775 DNA.
TGGTTTTATCAAACTTCGCGCTGTATTCACGCAGGGCTTCATCGCCACGCGTTTTCACGTTATCGAGAATATCGTTAACGGTGCGGGTAATGCTTTCAGAAGCGGAGATCGCCGGGCGCATTAACAGCTGGCGTTGTTGCTCCGCAGTACAGCTATTCCAGTCAATGATTGTGTTAAAGCTCATGGCAATCACTCCATCATCTTCTCAATCGGCAGGACCAGGATTGAACTGGCACCCAACGCTTTCAGTTTTTCCATCGTTTCCCAGAACAGGGTTTCGCTACTCACCATGTGCATCGCTACGCGCTGTTGGTCACCCGCCAGCGGCAGAATGGTTGGGCGTTCGGCACCTGGCAGCAGGGCGATGACTTCATCCAGGCGTTCGGTCGGTGCGTGCATCATGATGTATTTTGATTCGCGCGCCTGGATCACACCCTGAATACGGGTCAGCAGCTTGTCGATCAGTTGCTGTTTAGATTCTTCCATTTCGCCATCGCGCTGGATCAGGCAGGCTTTCGAGCGGTAGATAACTTCGACTTCGCGCAGGCCGTTAGCTTCCAGCGTGGCACCGGTGGAAACCAGATCGCAAATCGCATCCGCCAGTCCGGCGCGCGGCGCAACTTCGACAGAACCGTTCAGTAAGCAGGATTTAAAAGAGATACCTTTCTGGTCGAGATAACGCTTGAGCAGGTGAGGATAAGAGGTGGCGATACGTTTACCGTTTAAGGAGAGCGGACCGTCCCAGGCTTCATCAACCGGCGTTGCCAGCGAAAGGCGGCAGCCGCCGAAATCCAGACGACGCAGGGTAAAGTAGCGCGGATCTTCACCCTGGGCGCGGCGGTTAAGCAGCTCTTCTTCCAGCACGTTTTCGCCGATAATCCCAAGGTCTACCACGCCGTCCATTACCAGACCGGGAATATCGTCGTCACGCACGCGCAGAATATCAATCGGCATGTTTTCAGCCATTGCGATCAGTCGCTGGGTGTGAAGATTGATTTTAATCCCACAGCGCGCCAGCAACTCGCGTGAATCATCACTTAAACGGCCTGATTTCTGCATAGCTATGCGTAAACGAGTGTTGTCTGTCATTTTCTTCTTCCTCTCTTAACCTGTCTGAATCGTTATCGACCGCGCAATAAAAAAGCCCCCGGAAGATGATCTTCCGGGGGCTTTCTCATGCGTTCATGCACCACTGGAAGATCTGAATGTCTTCCAGCACACATCGCCTGAAAGACTAGTCAGGATGATGGTGATGTTTAAATTGAACGCGAGTCATAAAATTCTCTGTGAATGTTTATTCAACCGATGCCTTTTAACCTAAACCAGTTTCACGATAGAAAGCAAGGGATTTTTTATATATTTTGTGGCGATGGATTTGTTTAATGAATGAGCGGGGAAAGGAGAGGGCTAAGAGGACTGTCCTCTAACTTGACAGCACCAAAAAGAGCAAAGTCTGATTTTTCGTCTCGCTGACAATGTCTTGATCTACAAACTAATTAATAAATAGTTAATTAACGCCCATCATTGTACAATGAACTGTACAAAAGAGGAGATTGACATGCGTACAATTAGCTACAGCGAAGCGCGTCAGAATTTGTCGGCAACAATGATGAAAGCCGTTGAAGATCATGCACCGATCCTTATTACTCGTCAGAATGGAGAGGCTTGTGTTCTGATGTCACTCGAAGAATACAACTCGCTGGAAGAGACGGCTTATCTACTGCGTTCCCCCGCTAACGCCCGGAGATTGATGGACTCAATCGATAGCCTGAAATCAGGCAAAGGAACAGAAAAGGACATTATTGAGTGAAACTAATCTGGTCTGAGGAATCATGGGATGATTATCTGTACTGGCAGGAAACAGATAAGCGAATTGTTAAAAAGATCAATGAACTTATCAAAGATACCCGCAGAACACCATTTGAAGGTAAGGGGAAGCCAGAACCCCTGAAACATAATTTGTCAGGCTTCTGGTCCCGACGCATTATAGAGGAACACCGTCTGGTATACGCGGTTACTGATGATTCACTGCTCATTGCAGCATGTCGTTATCATTATTGAAGAGATTCATTCATAGAATGAATTGTCAGTTTTGATACGCTAGCGTAGCCTTATAGATCTAAGGTGTATCAGGAGATAACGGATGAAAAAGGTCGCAATTGTCGGGTTAGGGTGGTTAGGTATGCCGCTGGCGATGTCACTTTCAGCGCGAGGCTGGCAAGTCACCGGGAGTAAAACCACACAAGATGGTGTCGAAGCGGCCCGAATGAGTGGCATTGATAGCTATCTGCTTCGCATGGAGCCTGAGTTAGTTTGCGATTCTGACGATCTGGATGCCCTTATGGATGCCGATGCGCTGGTCATTACGCTTCCGGCACGTCGTAGCGGCCCCGGCGATGAGTTCTATTTACAAGCGGTACAAGAGTTAGTGGATAGCGCGCTGGCTCATCGTATTCCCCGTATTATTTTTACCAGCTCGACGTCTGTCTATGGCGACGCACAAGGCACGGTGAAAGAAACCACCCCGCGTAATCCGGTAACCAACAGTGGACGAGTATTAGAAGAACTCGAAGACTGGCTGCACAATTTACCCGGAACTTCGGTCGATATTCTGCGTCTTGCGGGTCTGGTCGGACCGGGACGTCATCCCGGACGTTTCTTTGCCGGAAAAACCGCCCCTGATGGTGAACATGGTGTTAATTTAGTCCATTTAGAAGATGTTATTGGCGCTATCACTCTGTTGTTACAGGCACCTAAAGGCGGACACATCTATAATATATGTGCGCCAGCTCACCCTGCGCGTAATGTTTTCTATCCGCAGATGGCCCGTTTACTGGGACTGGAACCTCCGCAGTTCAGAAATAGTCTGGACAGCGGAAAAGGTAAGATTATTGATGGCAGTCGGATTTGTAATGAACTGGGATTTGAATACCAGTATCCCGATCCGCTGGTAATGCCGCTGGAGTAAACGATCACGCCAGCAGGACGCCGCATGCACTGCAAGGGGGCGTGTATGAAACCACTGCTGGATGTGTTGATGATCCTCGATGCCTTAGAAAAAGAGGGCAGTTTTGCGGCGGCGTCGGCCAAACTCTACAAGACGCCGTCCGCTCTGAGTTACACCGTTCACAAGCTGGAAAGCGACCTTAATATTCAATTGCTTGATCGTAGCGGACACCGCGCTAAATTCACCCGCACCGGAAAAATGTTATTAGAGAAAGGGAGGGAAGTTCTGCATACCGTGCGAGAACTGGAAAAGCAGGCGATCAAACTGCATGAAGGCTGGGAAAACGAGCTGGTGATTGGCATGGACGACACCTTCCCTTTTTCTCTGCTTGCGCCACTCATTGAAGCTTTTTATCAACATCATAGCGTGACGCGCCTGAAGTTTATCAATGGCGTACTCGGTGGTTCCTGGGATGCCCTGACTCAGGGGCGAGCGGATATTATTGTTGGCGCGATGCATGAGCCACCATCTTCCAGTGAGTTTGGTTTCTCGCGGTTGGGCGATCTTGAACAAGTCTTTGCGGTCGCGCCCCATCATCCGTTAGCCCAGGAAGAAGAACCGTTAAACCGTCGTATCATTAAGCAATATAGGGCGATTGTGGTAGGGGATACTGCGCAGGCCGGCGCTTCTACGGCCTCGCAACTTCTCGACGAACAAGAAGCCATTACCGTTTTCGATTTTAAAACCAAGCTGGAGCTGCAAATTAGCGGCCTCGGCTGCGGCTATTTACCCCGTTATCTGGCGCAACGTTTTCTCGATAGTGGCGCGTTAATCGAGAAGAAAGTGGTCGCCCAAACTCTCTTTGAACCTGTCTGGATTGGCTGGAACGAACAGACCGCAGGACTTGCCAGCGCCTGGTGGCGAGACGAGATTTTAGCAAATAGTGCGATCGCCGGTGTTTATGCAAAATCTGATGACGGAAAATCAGCCATTTAAAGAAAAATTATTATGACAAGCCTCTCATTCTCTTGTCATTTCCCCCCCATTTAGGCACAATGCGCCGCTGTCAAAAAATGACTAAAAACCGACGTTTCATCAGCGTCGGTTATTTTTTGCTTCAAACCAATCATTCATACCAAGAGGCCGGGCTTCGTACCGGATAGATATTTACTAAAAATCGACAGTTGTTGTCGCTGAGGAATCCAAAAAAATGGGGCAATTTTTTGCTTACGCGACGGTTATCACCGTAAAGGAGAATGACCATGTCGCATAACGTTACTCCAAACACCTCTCGCGTGGAATTGCGTAAAACGCTTACGTTAGTTCCGGTTGTAATGATGGGTCTTGCCTATATGCAGCCGATGACGCTGTTTGATACTTTTGGTATCGTTTCAGGCCTCACGGATGGTCATGTGCCGACAGCCTATGCGTTCGCATTGATTGCGATCCTGTTTACGGCTCTGAGCTACGGGAAGCTGGTTCGCCGCTATCCTTCTGCTGGCTCTGCATACACTTACGCCCAGAAATCCATTAGCCCGACCGTCGGCTTTATGGTGGGTTGGTCTTCTCTGCTCGACTATCTGTTCGCGCCGATGATCAACATTCTGCTGGCGAAAATCTATTTTGAAGCTCTGGTGCCTTCCATTCCATCGTGGATGTTTGTGGTGGCGCTGGTGGCTTTTATGACCGCCTTTAACCTGCGTAGTCTGAAATCCGTAGCGAACTTCAACACCGTCATCGTGGTGTTGCAGGTAGTGCTGATCGCGGTAATTCTGGGCATGGTAGTTTACGGAGTATTTGAAGGTGAAGGCGCGGGTACGCTGGCGAGCACTCGTCCGTTCTGGTCTGGCGATGCGCATGTTATCCCGATGATTACCGGGGCGACAATCCTGTGCTTCTCCTTTACCGGCTTTGACGGCATCAGCAACCTGTCGGAAGAAACCAAAGATGCAGAGCGCGTGATCCCGCGTGCGATTTTCCTGACCGCGCTGATTGGCGGCATGATCTTCATCTTTGCAACTTACTTCCTGCAGCTGTACTTCCCGGATATCTCTCGCTTTAAAGATCCGGATGCGTCACAGCCTGAAATCATGCTGTACGTTGCGGGTAAAGCGTTCCAGGTTGGCGCGCTGATCTTCTCCACCATTACCGTACTGGCGTCCGGTATGGCGGCGCACGCAGGCGTAGCGCGTCTGATGTACGTAATGGGTCGTGACGGCGTGTTCCCGAAAAGCTTCTTCGGTTATGTACACCCGAAATGGCGTACTCCGGCGATGAACATCATCCTGGTTGGCGCGATTGCCCTGCTGGCAATCAACTTCGACCTGGTAATGGCTACGGCGCTGATTAACTTTGGTGCGTTGGTGGCGTTCACCTTCGTTAACCTGTCGGTTATCTCGCAGTTCTGGATCCGTGAGAAGCGTAACAAGACGCTGAAAGATCACTTCCAGTATCTGTTCCTGCCGATGTGTGGTGCGCTGACCGTTGGTGCGCTGTGGGTTAACCTGGAAGAAAGCTCAATGGTTCTGGGTCTGATCTGGGCTGCTATCGGTCTGATTTACCTGGCTTGCGTCACCAAGAGCTTCCGTAACCCGGTTCCGCAGTACGAAGACGTAGCATAATCATCTTTTCTAATAATCAACCGGAGTCGAATGAATATTTGGCTCCGGTTTTTTTATTCTTTTTTATCGAAATCCTCATTAATAACCATTTGTTCTAATTTAGAGAATTTGGTTATTGGTCTGCATTCCACCAGTCATGAATAATTTCCTCATTAACATTCATCTGGTTAATTAATTTATGTTTTCAATGATATTAAGCGGGCTAATTTGTGGTGCTCTGCTGGGATTTGTCATGCAGCGTGGGCGTTTTTGCCTGACAGGTGGTTTTCGCGATATGTATATCGCGAAAAATAATCGCATGTTTTACGCCTTGCTGATTGCAATTTCGGTACAAAGCGTGGGGGTTTTTGCGTTAATTCAGGCGGGCCTACTGACTTACGAAGCCGGGGGGTTCCCGTGGCTTGGTACTGTTATAGGTGGGTATCTTTTCGGGCTGGGAATTGTTCTGGCGGGTGGATGTGCCACCGGGACCTGGTATCGCGCGGGTGAGGGATTGATCGGCAGTTGGATCGCGCTTTTCACTTATATGGTGATGAGTGCGGTGATGCGTTCTCCACACGCCAGTGGTTTAAATCAAACCTTGCAGCACTACACTACTGAACATAACTCTATTGCTGATACTTTTAATTTGTCTGTGTGGCCGTTGGTTGCCGTTTTGCTGGTGATAACGCTCTGGGTGGTGATGAAAGAGTTGAAGAAGCCAAAACTCAAAGTCGCGACCTTACCGCCGCGCCGAACCGGGATCGCTCATATTCTGTTTGAAAAACGCTGGCATCCCTTTGTCACAGCTGTACTCATCGGTTTGATTGCGCTTTTAGCCTGGCCCCTGAGTGAAGCAACCGGACGTATGTTTGGGTTAGGCATCACTTCCCCAACGGCCAATATTCTGCAATTTCTGGTCGCGGGTGACGTGAAATACATTAACTGGGGCGTTTTCCTGGTGTTAGGGATCTTCGTGGGGTCATTTATTGCCGCCAAAGCGAGCCGTGAGTTCCGCGTTCGCGCTGCTGATGCACAAACAACATTACGTAGCGGGTTAGGTGGTGTACTGATGGGCTTCGGTGCCAGCATTGCAGGTGGTTGCTCTATCGGTAATGGACTGGTCATGACTGCAATGATGACCTGGCAGGGCTGGATTGGCCTTGTATTTATGATTCTCGGAGTCTGGACTGCGTCCTGGCTTGTGTATGTTCGACCGCAGCGTAAGGCGCGACTGGCAACTGCTGCGGCAAATTAAGTAAGGTGTAAAGATGGCGATTAAAAAGCTGGATGTGGTGACGCAGGTCTGTCCGTTTCCACTCATAGAAGCAAAAGCAGCACTGGCAGAAATGGCCAGCGGCGATGAGTTGGTAATTGAGTTTGATTGCACCCAGGCAACTGAAGCAATCCCACAGTGGGCGGCAGAAGAAGGACATGCCATCACCGATTATCAGCAGATTGGCGATGCAGCGTGGAGCATCACCGTTCAAAAAGCCTGACTCAACATTGTCCTCCGCCGTACCAGCGGCGGAGGCTTCAAATTAGACGATCTCTTTCGCGTACTGCCAAAGCGCTTTTAACAGCGCCACTTTCTCTTTGTCATCGGCATACTGTTGTGCCAGCATCTGCAATTCATCAGCGTAGCCCTGCAAAAACTCTGGCGTGAAGACCTGGCGGCGGTGCTCAAGCCAGCGTTGCTGCTCGGCATAATCCAGCGTCCCCGGGAAGTTGCGCGCTCGATAATTGAACAACAGTTTTTCAATTCGTTTATCAACAAAAGTGATATCCAGTGCCGGTAAATTACGCGGCTCGGTTTCCAGCACAATTTTCATTGCTGCACGATCGGCGTCACTGAAAAAGCCATTATAAAGCTGTGCATCCACGTTATCTGAAGGCGTAAACGGTTCGGCTTCCGCGAATATCGCCACCACTTTTTCACGCACTTGCGGATTTTCACGCAGAATTTTTAGGTTATCGAGGCAATGCTGACGATTAATTCCCAGTCGGTCGGCATCTTCCGGGCGTAGCGTATTCGCCTGGGCCAGTACCGGACATTTATTGATATGCACCAGCTTAACCGGAACGGCGGCGTTATCGCCAAGATCGGTTTTTGCGGTATATAAACGCTCGCGCAATGTGTCGCTATCCAGTTCCAGTAATGGCGAAATGTCTCCTGCCAAATCCACCATAATTACGGCATTGCGATTTTCAGGATGCCACGCCAGCGGTGCCACCCAGCTGGTATTGCCACGCCATGCCCCAAACATTCCGGAAACGTGAACCAGGGGTTTCATCTGCGGAACATCAATCAACGCCATCAGTTTGTGTTTATTACGATGGGTAAAGAGATAATCAAACAGGCGTGGCTGACGCGTTTTTACCAGTTTCGCCATCGCAATAGTGGCGTACACATCAGCCATCGCATCGTGGGCGTTGCTATGTTCAATACCATTCGCTTTGGTTAAATGCTCAAGGCGAAAGCTCGGTAGACCGTCATCATTTTCAGGCCAGTTTATTCCTTCCGGGCGCAGGGCATAACAGGCACGCATAACATCCAGTAAATCCCAGCGCGAGTTATCATGCTGCCAGCTCCAGGCGTAAGGATCGTAGAAATTACGATAAAAAACGTTGCGTGTGACTTCATCGTCGAAACGCACATTGTTGTAGCCCAGAATACAGGTCTTCGGTACGGTAAAAAGCGAGTGAATACGGGCGGCAAACGCGGCTTCGTTTTCTCCTTTCGCCCGTGCTTCCTGCGGGGTAATACCGGTAATTAATACTGCTCCAGGCTGGGGTAAATAGTCATCCGCGGGCTTGCAGTAAAAGACTTCGGGTTCGCCGATGACATTGAATTCGTTATCAGTGCGAATGGCTGCGAACTGTGCAGGGCGATCTAACGCGGGGTGCGTTCCAAAGGTTTCGTAATCGTGAAACAAAAAGGTAGATTGTTGCTTACCGTCATTCATCATTAGGTTAAATCCGTTATTTCTGCTGTCTGCCAGAGTATCAAATATCACCGTGCTAATCAGCTTTAGCGCGACAATTTGGCAGCGAGTGGCAACAGATCATGTCAGATAAAAATGAGGTAGTAGTCACATTTTCTTGCACTTTATTCCAGCCAGTTCATAAGTATTTCCGTAAAAAGAACAGCTATTTGAAACACCTGAGGGTTTGCTGTTGAAACGCCGTCTTATTATTGCTGCTTCTTTGTTCGTTTTTAATTTATCGTCTGGTTTTGCGGCGGAAAACATTCCTTTTTCACCTCAGCCTCCAGAGATTCATGCCGGGTCCTGGGTATTGATGGATTACACCACCGGTCAGATTCTCACCGCGGGTAATGAGCATCAACAGCGCAATCCCGCCAGCCTGACAAAGCTGATGACGGGCTATGTCGTGGATCGTGCTATCGATAGTCATCGCATTACGCCAGACGATATTGTCACCGTGGGGCGCGATGCGTGGGCGAAAGATAATCCGGTGTTTGTCGGTTCTTCACTGATGTTTCTGAAAGAGGGCGATCGCGTATCGGTACGTGATTTAAGCCGTGGTTTAATTGTGGATTCCGGAAATGACGCTTGTGTTGCTCTGGCTGACTATATTGCCGGTGGGCAACGGCAGTTTGTTGAAATGATGAACAACTATGCCGAGAAGCTGCATCTCAAGGATACGCATTTTGAAACAGTGCATGGTCTGGATGCACCTGGCCAGCATAGCTCGGCTTATGATTTAGCTGTGCTTTCTCGCGCTATCATCCACGGCGAGCCCGAGTTTTATCATATGTACAGTGAGAAAAGCCTCACCTGGAACGGTATCACTCAGCAAAACCGTAACGGGTTATTGTGGGATAAAACCATGAATGTTGACGGCCTGAAAACGGGTCATACTTCTGGTGCCGGGTTTAATCTCATTGCTTCGGCTGTGGATGGGCAGCGTCGTCTCATTGCAGTGGTAATGGGGGCTGACAGTGCAAAAGGTCGTGAGGAAGAGGCAAGAAAATTACTGCGTTGGGGGCAACAAAACTTTACTACGGTGCAAATTTTGCACCGTGGGAAAAAGGTCGGAACGGAACGCATCTGGTATGGCGATAAAGAAAATATCGCCCTGGGAACGGAACAAGAGTTCTGGATGGTGCTACCGAAAGCCGAAATTCCACATATCAAAGCCAAATATACCCTTGATGGTAAAGAACTCACCGCGCCAATTAGCGCCCATCAGCGGGTAGGGGAAATTGAACTTTATGACCGTGATAAACAGGTGGCGCACTGGCCGCTGGTTACCCTGGAATCTGTCGGGGAAGGCAGCATGTTTTCCCGGCTGAGTGATTATTTCCACCATAAGGCCTGACCTTTCTTTTGCAGCAGACTGGCAGGAGTGCGAGTCTGCTCGCATAATCAACACTCATTCCTTGTGGTTTTAATATTGCAACTATACTGTATATAAAAACAGTATTAGTGGAGGCGTCATGAACTACGAGATTAAGCAGGAAGATAAACGTACCGTTGCAGGTTTCCATCTTGTTGGCCCGTGGGAGCAGACGGTAAAGAAAGGTTTTGAGCAGTTGATGATGTGGATAGATAGCAAAAATATTGTGCCGAAGGAGTGGGTTGCTGTCTATTACGACAATCCGGATGAAACACCCGCCGAAAAATTACGCTGCGACACCGTCGTGACGGTACCGAATAACTTTACGCTCCCCGAAAACAGTGAGGGCGTCATTCTGACAGAAATTTCAGGTGGTCAGTATGCGGTGGCGGTGGCTCGTGTAGTCGGTGATGATTTTGCTAAACCCTGGTATCAGTTCTTTAATAGCCTCTTGCAGGACAGTGCCTATGAAATGTTACCAAAGCCCTGCTTCGAGGTTTACTTGAACAATGGCGCGGAAGATGGGTACTGGGATATCGAAATGTATGTTGCGGTGCAGCCAAAACATCACTAATTCATCTCAGGGCGGTGTGTTGACGCGAAGACCACTCTTTTTTTGAAAGTGAAAAGAGTAAGATGCGCCTTTCAATTTTTTCGCTCCTGCCGGGAAATTACACTGTTCCCGGTTTGTCCGTCGGATAATTCAGAGGCGCGCCTTCTGGCCGACAGATGAGTTATGAGCGCTTTTAATCTTCATTACGGAGTTTCTGTGTGCGTGCCGATAAGTCATTAAGCCCGTTTGAAATCCGGGTATACCGCCATTACCGCATTGTGCATGGTACTCGGGTCGCGCTGGCATTCCTGCTCACTTTTCTCATTATCCGCCTGTTTACTATCCCGGAAAGCACCTGGCCGCTGGTCACCATGGTGGTGATTATGGGGCCAATCTCGTTCTGGGGGAACGTTGTCCCTCGTGCCTTCGAACGTATTGGCGGTACGGTGTTGGGTTCGATTTTAGGTCTTATCGCTCTGCAACTGGAGTTAATTTCGTTACCGCTGATGTTAGTCTGGTGCGCGGCGGCGATGTTTCTTTGCGGTTGGCTGGCGCTGGGCAAGAAACCGTATCAAGGATTATTGATTGGGGTGACGCTGGCAATTGTTGTGGGTTCCCCGACAGGTGAAATTGATACGGCGTTATGGCGAAGCGGCGATGTGATCCTCGGCTCTTTACTGGCAATGTTGTTTACCGGTATCTGGCCACAACGCGCGTTCATCCACTGGCGCATTCAACTGGCGAAAAGTCTGACCGAGTATAATCGGGTCTATCAATCGGCATTCTCACCGAACTTACTCGAACGCCCACGTCTGGAAAGCCATCTACAAAAACTGCTGACCGATGCCGTGAAAATGCGTGGGCTGATTGCGCCCGCCAGCAAAGAAACCCGTATTCCAAAATCGATATATGAAGGTATCCAGACCATTAATCGCAATCTGGTTTGTATGCTGGAGTTGCAAATCAATGCATACTGGGCCACGCGCCCCAGCCATTTCGTGTTATTGAACGCGCAAAAACTTCGTGATACCCAGCACATGATGCAGCAAATACTGCTGAGCCTTGTTCATGCGCTGTACGAAGGTAATCCGCAGCCGGTTTTTGCCAATACGGAAAAATTGAACGATGCTGTGGAAGAGCTGCGTCAGTTGCTGAATAACCACCATGACCTGAAGGTTGTGGAAACACCAATCTATGGTTATGTGTGGCTGAACATGGAAACGGCACATCAGCTTGAGTTGCTATCGAGTCTGATTTGCCGGGCCTTGCGCAAATAATTCCTGAACTTCAGAATCATCTTGCTGCTGCTTCGATTCAGCAAGGATAAAGGGTATGATAGTGAAAAGGGATAAAAGCATTGTCATCTGCGGCAGCTATGAGTAATGTTGGCCCTAACGAATAGCGGTTGCTTAAACGAATCCGACTCTCACATTATCAGGGGTATAAAAATGGAAACTACCAAGCCTTCATTCCAGGACGTACTGGAATTTGTTCGTCTGTTCCGTCGTAAGAACAAACTGCAACGTGAAATTCAGGACGTTGAGAAAAAGATCCGTGACAACCAGAAGCGCGTCCTGTTGCTGGACAACCTGAGCGATTACATCAAGCCAGGGATGAGCGTTGAAGCAATCCAGGGCATCATCGCCAGCATGAAAGGTGACTATGAAGATCGCGTTGACGATTACATCATCAAAAATGCCGAGCTCTCCAAAGAACGCCGCGATATCTCCAAAAAGCTGAAAGCTATGGGCGAAATGAAAAACGGCGAAGCGAAGTAATTCCTGTTTTATTCAATGAGGGTTGCCCGGCAACCCTCAGTGCTCATTGATTCTTATCTGTGTATCACCGTCATCATTCTCATCTGAGAACCTATCGAAATTAGCGACAGCCTTCTTCTGTATGCAGCAAGGCAAAAACTTCTGTAACTCCATTGTTATTAACCGCACTGGTTACTAACACGTTGTGCGCTCCAGCTTCCCGTAACCAACATTTCACCAAAGATGTTTGTTCCATACTGGCTAAATCTGCTTTGGTTACTACTCCAATGACCGGGTGATTCATGGCCCGGTAGGGCGTTTTTACCTCTAATTCCTGCTTCAGCGCTGAGATTCCTGCTTGTTGCCGGAAAAGCAGGCACCTGCCGTCTGAACGGTATCGATCCGGAAGCGTATCTGCGCCATATTCTGAGCATACTGCCGGAATGGCCCTCCAACCGTGTTGACGAACTCCTGCCATGGAACGTAGTTCTCACCAATAAATAAGCGTCAATACGGTGCTCCGTTGACGCTTACTTTAATCCGTTTTCTGAGCTTAGATTTTTCTGTTCCTACCCAGACCGTGGATTTGGAATTCATTTTTTGTCAGGTCAATGCTAATCGTTAAAACGGCCATAACGCACCTCCACTGGAAGGTTTATCAGTAATATCCTACCGTTGCTTCATGGTCGGGGCGTCCATTCCATTATTATCGGTTTTCCTTTCTGTTTATAAATGAAAACGCCAGCTGTATTCAGGCTGGCGTCAGGGGAAATGAAGCCTGTTGAGTGAGATTCACCGGTTCTGGTGCAGAAGCTGCAGATGGCGCAGGGTAAGGACATCTTCTCTTGCCTGCTTAATACAGGACAACAGTGCTGTTTCTGTGGTTAATGGCACTATACCCTGCATCACTGCATTGTCTTACAGCAACTGGTGAGGGCTGGCATAAGTTGCCGGTGTTTCGGTAGAGTCACGGTCATCCACCACGCGGAGTGAATAACCGTTTTCAGCGGCCTTATTAATCAGTTCAGTGATATTAACACCATCAATGTCAACGACAATGTGCCCCATATCCAGCGCCTGTACGTTAACGCTGTCGGCTTCCAGTGTCATCATTTCGCCTCCGGATACTTACCCAGGGTAATGTTATTTACCGTTCTGTAATTGTCGCGGGTCATCAGGCCGGTCGCCCTGCGAGCCCGGAGGATATCGATGCTGTTTATTAACTGAGAGCGGGTACAGGCGCTGAATCCCGGCTGGTCGGTAGCACCAGCGCGTATTTTTCCACGAGAAAGTTCACCGCATCACACAGTGAAATGCCTGCCTCAATATGCTGCTCAATCACA
It encodes the following:
- the hisG gene encoding ATP phosphoribosyltransferase; translation: MTDNTRLRIAMQKSGRLSDDSRELLARCGIKINLHTQRLIAMAENMPIDILRVRDDDIPGLVMDGVVDLGIIGENVLEEELLNRRAQGEDPRYFTLRRLDFGGCRLSLATPVDEAWDGPLSLNGKRIATSYPHLLKRYLDQKGISFKSCLLNGSVEVAPRAGLADAICDLVSTGATLEANGLREVEVIYRSKACLIQRDGEMEESKQQLIDKLLTRIQGVIQARESKYIMMHAPTERLDEVIALLPGAERPTILPLAGDQQRVAMHMVSSETLFWETMEKLKALGASSILVLPIEKMME
- the yefM gene encoding YoeB-YefM toxin-antitoxin system antitoxin YefM; translated protein: MRTISYSEARQNLSATMMKAVEDHAPILITRQNGEACVLMSLEEYNSLEETAYLLRSPANARRLMDSIDSLKSGKGTEKDIIE
- the yoeB gene encoding type II toxin-antitoxin system mRNA interferase toxin YoeB, whose amino-acid sequence is MKLIWSEESWDDYLYWQETDKRIVKKINELIKDTRRTPFEGKGKPEPLKHNLSGFWSRRIIEEHRLVYAVTDDSLLIAACRYHY
- the yeeZ gene encoding SDR family oxidoreductase, translated to MKKVAIVGLGWLGMPLAMSLSARGWQVTGSKTTQDGVEAARMSGIDSYLLRMEPELVCDSDDLDALMDADALVITLPARRSGPGDEFYLQAVQELVDSALAHRIPRIIFTSSTSVYGDAQGTVKETTPRNPVTNSGRVLEELEDWLHNLPGTSVDILRLAGLVGPGRHPGRFFAGKTAPDGEHGVNLVHLEDVIGAITLLLQAPKGGHIYNICAPAHPARNVFYPQMARLLGLEPPQFRNSLDSGKGKIIDGSRICNELGFEYQYPDPLVMPLE
- the yeeY gene encoding LysR substrate-binding domain-containing protein, whose protein sequence is MKPLLDVLMILDALEKEGSFAAASAKLYKTPSALSYTVHKLESDLNIQLLDRSGHRAKFTRTGKMLLEKGREVLHTVRELEKQAIKLHEGWENELVIGMDDTFPFSLLAPLIEAFYQHHSVTRLKFINGVLGGSWDALTQGRADIIVGAMHEPPSSSEFGFSRLGDLEQVFAVAPHHPLAQEEEPLNRRIIKQYRAIVVGDTAQAGASTASQLLDEQEAITVFDFKTKLELQISGLGCGYLPRYLAQRFLDSGALIEKKVVAQTLFEPVWIGWNEQTAGLASAWWRDEILANSAIAGVYAKSDDGKSAI
- the yoeI gene encoding membrane protein YoeI, translated to MGQFFAYATVITVKENDHVA
- the plaP gene encoding putrescine/proton symporter PlaP; the protein is MSHNVTPNTSRVELRKTLTLVPVVMMGLAYMQPMTLFDTFGIVSGLTDGHVPTAYAFALIAILFTALSYGKLVRRYPSAGSAYTYAQKSISPTVGFMVGWSSLLDYLFAPMINILLAKIYFEALVPSIPSWMFVVALVAFMTAFNLRSLKSVANFNTVIVVLQVVLIAVILGMVVYGVFEGEGAGTLASTRPFWSGDAHVIPMITGATILCFSFTGFDGISNLSEETKDAERVIPRAIFLTALIGGMIFIFATYFLQLYFPDISRFKDPDASQPEIMLYVAGKAFQVGALIFSTITVLASGMAAHAGVARLMYVMGRDGVFPKSFFGYVHPKWRTPAMNIILVGAIALLAINFDLVMATALINFGALVAFTFVNLSVISQFWIREKRNKTLKDHFQYLFLPMCGALTVGALWVNLEESSMVLGLIWAAIGLIYLACVTKSFRNPVPQYEDVA
- the tsuA gene encoding thiosulfate utilization transporter TsuA/YeeE, with product MFSMILSGLICGALLGFVMQRGRFCLTGGFRDMYIAKNNRMFYALLIAISVQSVGVFALIQAGLLTYEAGGFPWLGTVIGGYLFGLGIVLAGGCATGTWYRAGEGLIGSWIALFTYMVMSAVMRSPHASGLNQTLQHYTTEHNSIADTFNLSVWPLVAVLLVITLWVVMKELKKPKLKVATLPPRRTGIAHILFEKRWHPFVTAVLIGLIALLAWPLSEATGRMFGLGITSPTANILQFLVAGDVKYINWGVFLVLGIFVGSFIAAKASREFRVRAADAQTTLRSGLGGVLMGFGASIAGGCSIGNGLVMTAMMTWQGWIGLVFMILGVWTASWLVYVRPQRKARLATAAAN